Proteins from a single region of Pyrus communis chromosome 6, drPyrComm1.1, whole genome shotgun sequence:
- the LOC137736118 gene encoding uncharacterized protein, protein MERLLAYWYAIAKQLHLGINLIKILAEADNGPVLLLDKVQAAPVELKDNRPQVKDPLEEINVGTTDEPRPLFISALLSPPMKVELSNLLNEFKDCFTWNYHEMPGLDQNLVEHELCIKTARYVEWLANIVPVLKKIGALHICIDFRNLNLATPKDEYTIPISDLLIDVVANRAMLSFMDGHADYNRIFIAEADVHKTVFYCPEALSTYEWVVMPFDLKNADATYQRVINMIFYDLIETVIEDSDRFKWREEHQATFTQIKVSFTTPPVLVPPRRGMPLKPYISVANEFIGCLLAQDNDAGREQAIFDLNRNLNSPKINYSPVEKLCLALFFATSKLRHYMLPSVTQKIRQISDILRAQETAVCKVIQTLPYGVKTLALEDLRGRKGQKFLQLDKRLGLGHGLRWFGRGSRRTSRASDTLKNSVKLDLP, encoded by the exons ATGGAACGCTTGCTGGCTTATTGGTATGCGATTGCCAAGCAATTACACTTGGGCATAAActtaatcaaaattttggccgaagcagataacggcccaGTTTTATTGTtagataaagttcaggctgcacCGGTCGAACTCAAAGACAATCGACCCCAAGTCAAGGACCCATTGGAAGAGATAAATGTTGGCACAACCGATGAGCCTCGACCGTTGTTTATTAGTGCGTTGTTGTCGCCCCCCATGAAGGTCGAGCTTAGTAACTTACTCAAcgagtttaaagattgtttcaCGTGGAATTATCATGAGATGCCAGGCCTCGACCAAAACCTTGTCGAACATGAGTTATGCATCAAA ACCGCTCGGTACGTCgagtggttggccaatatcgtcccggTGCTAAAGAAAATTGGAGCCCTACacatttgcatcgattttcgTAATTTGAATCTGGCAACTCCAAAAGATGAATACACGATAccgatctcagatttattaattgatgttGTAGCTAATCGTGCAATGTTGTCTTTCATGGACGGCCATGCTGACTACAACCGGATCTTTATCGCTGAGGCTGATGTTCACAAGACCGTTTTCTATTGCCCAGAGGCACTCAGCACATACGAATGGGTCGTCATGCCATTCGACCTCAAGAACGCCGatgccacataccaacgagttATAAATATGATATTCTATGATTTGATCGAAACGGTCATCGAA GACTCAGACAGGTTTAAGTGGCGAGAAGAACATCAGGCAACTTTCACGCAAATCAAGGTATCCTTTACAACACCACCAGTACTAGTACCGCCTCGTCGCGGCATGCCTCTCAAACCTTATATTTCGGTGGCCAACGAGTTTATCGGTTGcctcctcgcgcaagataacGATGCTGGGCGTGAACAAGCCATCTTTGATCTCAACCGGAATCTGAATTCGCCAAAGATCAATTATTCACCTGTCGAGAAACTCTGCTTGGCGTTGTTTTTCGCCACATCAAAACTTCgacattacatgctcccatcagttACACAG AAGATCAGACAAATAAGCGACATTCTCCGTGCTCAAGAAACCGCCGTTTGCAAGGTCATTCAGACACTCCCCTATGGAGTCAAGACCCTTGCATTGGAGGACCTGAGAGGCAGGAAGGGACAGAAGTTCCTGCAGCTTGACAAAAGGTTAGGACTTGGCCACGGTCTCCGCTGGTTTGGCCGAGGCAGCAGAAGAACCAGCCGCGCCAGTGATACTTTGAAGAATAGCGTCAAGCTCGACCTCCCATGA
- the LOC137738425 gene encoding RING-H2 finger protein ATL16-like: MDLGSKSYLIHVSQALPPTTPGSSIFGTPIHHSDTSFPIIAVVVIGIIATAFLLVSYYIFVIKCCLNWHRVDILGRFSLSRNTRDEDQLMVYSPGIETRGLDEAVIRSIPLLQFKKDGNYRGLGEGSFYECAVCLNEFHEDEKLRIIPNCSHVFHIDCIDVWLQSNANCPLCRTSISTAPRYPFGPTVAPSSSPRDPSPNAGSLSGGDEDYVVIELSNDNSMDQPMLGRQEILNSGELSLSLRAISPSPRKLEHKVLPKKFGRKFHSKVTSMGDECIDIRGKDEQFSIQPIRRSFSMDSSADRQLYLAVQEAMQQQRQVNEVSPIEGCSSTGSGRVRRSFFSFGNGRGTRNAILPVYLEP, encoded by the coding sequence atggatcTTGGAAGCAAAAGCTACTTGATCCACGTGTCACAAGCTCTTCCTCCAACAACTCCGGGAAGCTCCATTTTTGGAACTCCGATTCACCATTCCGACACAAGCTTCCCAATTATAGCGGTTGTCGTTATAGGAATTATAGCCACAGCTTTCTTGCTCGTCAGCTACTACATCTTTGTTATCAAATGCTGCCTCAACTGGCACCGAGTCGATATCCTCGGACGATTCTCATTGTCGCGTAATACGCGGGACGAAGACCAGCTAATGGTGTACTCCCCTGGGATAGAGACCCGGGGGCTTGACGAGGCGGTGATCAGATCAATCCCATTGTTGCAATTCAAGAAAGATGGAAATTACAGAGGACTTGGAGAGGGAAGCTTTTACGAATGTGCGGTTTGCTTGAATGAGTTTCATGAAGACGAGAAGCTTCGCATCATACCAAACTGCAGCCACGTTTTCCACATTGATTGCATTGATGTTTGGCTTCAAAGCAATGCCAATTGCCCACTTTGTAGAACAAGCATTTCAACTGCACCCCGATATCCTTTCGGTCCAACTGTCGCTCCAAGCTCTTCTCCCCGAGATCCAAGTCCAAACGCAGGTAGCCTCAGTGGCGGTGATGAAGACTACGTGGTGATCGAATTGAGCAACGATAACTCGATGGATCAACCAATGCTTGGAAGACAAGAAATATTGAATTCCGGGGAGTTATCACTATCACTAAGGGCTATTAGTCCTTCACCAAGGAAATTGGAACATAAAGTTTTGCCCAAGAAATTTGGAAGAAAGTTTCACAGCAAGGTTACAAGCATGGGGGATGAATGCATTGATATTAGAGGGAAGGATGAGCAGTTTTCGATCCAACCAATAAGGAGGTCTTTCTCAATGGACTCATCAGCTGATAGGCAGCTTTATTTGGCAGTTCAAGAGGCAATGCAGCAGCAAAGGCAAGTCAATGAGGTCAGTCCCATTGAAGGTTGCAGTAGCACTGGTAGTGGTAGAGTTAGaagatctttcttttcttttggcaaTGGTAGGGGAACCCGAAATGCAATTCTGCCTGTTTATTTGGAGCCATAA